GGCGTAATGTCGGCGTAGGTTTCCTCGCGGCTCAACAGTACGTTCACGGCCTTCTGGCCACCATCAACCTGGCTGATAAGTTGCGGCAAGTCGCGGTAAGCATCGGGGCCCACCACAAGGTCCACGATTTTCTCTTCTTCCAGGAACTTGCTTTTCAGGCGCTCGGCCATGCAGCCCAGCACGCCCACCAGCATGCCCGGCTTGCGCTTTTTGTGCGAGTTAATCTGCTTGAGGCGCATGCGCACCGTCTGCTCGGCTTTCTCCCGGATGGAGCAGGTATTGAGCAGCACGAGGTCGGCCGTGGCCAGGTCTTCGGTCGTGTCGAACCCTTCATCGGCCAAAATGCTGGACACGATTTCGGAGTCCGAGAAATTCATCTGGCAGCCATAGCTCTCGATGTAGAGCTTGCGCGCGCCGCCGGTGCGAGTGGCGGTGCTTACGCGCACCTCGGTGGGCAGGGCCAGCGCCTCAGTGGTCGGCGCTTTATCGAGAAAATCTAACGTAATGAGCGGTTGGGACATAGCAAACAAACACCTTAGCCGGGTGCGCGGCAAGTAACAAAGATACGAAGCAGCCCCGGTAAATGACAGAATGGCAGGGTCAGGTAGCTAGTATTACTACTCCCTGATAACCGTCCCGAGTGCTTCCAGCACGCCCTGGGCTTTGAGCAGGCACTCGGCGTATTCCTGCGCAGGCACCGAGTCATAAGTAATAGCCGAGCCGACTTGCAAGCTGAGGTAGCCGGTATCGGCGCGGTATTGCAGGCTGCGAATCACCACGTTAAAGGTGAAATCGCCATCGGGCAGCACGTAGCCCAGGCTGCCACTGTAGAGGCCGCGCCGGCTAGCCTCGTAGTGCTCGCTAAGCTGCATGGCCCTGATTTTGGGCGCGCCCGTCATGGAGCCCATCGGGAAAGTGGCGCGCAGAATATCGGCTAGCCCTACCTCCGGCCGCAACTCGGCCGATACGGTCGAAATCAGTTGCCAGACGTGCCGGAAGCCGTAGGTGCCGAACAATTCGGGCACGCGCACGGTGCCGGTGCGCGCCACGCGGGCTAGGTCGTTGCGCACCAGGTCTACTATCATCAGGTTTTCGGCGCGTTCCTTTTCGTCGTGCAGCAGGGCTAGCCGCTGCTGCTCATCGTCGGCCGGGGTGGTGCCGCGCCGCCGGGTGCCTTTGATGGGCTGGGAGGTGATAACCGACTGCTGTTTAGCAATAAACAGCTCGGGCGAGGCGCACAGTAAATAGTGGTCGTGGTGGCGCAGAAAGCCTGCGTAGGGTGCAGGTGAGGCCTCGTTGAGCCGCCAGAACGTGGCGACCGGGTCGAGCCGCCCGCCTTCGGCGTAAAATTCCTGACATAGGTTCAGTTCGTACACCTCGCCGTTGAGAATGTCCTCACGCACGTCGGCCACAGCTTGCAGATAGTCGGCTCGCGGCAGGCGCGGGCGCAGCGGCGGCACGGCGGGCCGGGACGGGCTAGCCACCTCAGTAGCCAGAATCGCGGCCAGCACGCCCGCCGTTTGGCCCTCGATGGTGAGCGTATTGGCGTGCCAGCGCAGGCAGATTGCGGGCTGAAAAAAGTGCAGCGCCGGCCAGTCAAAGCCCGAAAAATTCTGGCTGCTCAACTGCTCAATCTCATTTTTAACATCGTAGGTCACGAAGCCGCAGTGCGGCAGCGCCGCCGGGCTAGCCAGGTACGTGGCCAGGCTAGCCAGCGAGCCGGGCGCCGTGGGCGCGGCGTGCGCCACGGCCAGCAGCCGGCTGAAAGTGCCGGCGGCCGACTGCTGCAAGTCATTAGGCTCATAATAAGCGCAATGCGCAAACTGAGCCGCCCATTGCAGGGCGCGGATGCGAAAGTCGGCCGGGAGGTCGGCGAGCGGAATAGTCAGCATAAACTCCGCTTATAACCCGCGCAAAGCCACTTTGGCTTTCTGGTCGGTGCTGTTTTTATACTCGTGCTTCTGGTAAGTCGTGGCCCGCTCGAAGTAGTTTTTGGCCGCCGCCCGCTGGCCAGCCGCCAGGGCCAGGTAGCCGAGCTGCAAGGCGGCCTGCGGGGCAAAGTAGTAGGGTGGGTCGCCCAGGGCAGCCGATAGGCGCAGCGTGCGCAGGTAGTCGGCCCGCGCCGAGTCGGGCCGCGCCAGCCCCTGCC
The genomic region above belongs to Hymenobacter sp. BRD128 and contains:
- a CDS encoding anthranilate synthase component I family protein; protein product: MLTIPLADLPADFRIRALQWAAQFAHCAYYEPNDLQQSAAGTFSRLLAVAHAAPTAPGSLASLATYLASPAALPHCGFVTYDVKNEIEQLSSQNFSGFDWPALHFFQPAICLRWHANTLTIEGQTAGVLAAILATEVASPSRPAVPPLRPRLPRADYLQAVADVREDILNGEVYELNLCQEFYAEGGRLDPVATFWRLNEASPAPYAGFLRHHDHYLLCASPELFIAKQQSVITSQPIKGTRRRGTTPADDEQQRLALLHDEKERAENLMIVDLVRNDLARVARTGTVRVPELFGTYGFRHVWQLISTVSAELRPEVGLADILRATFPMGSMTGAPKIRAMQLSEHYEASRRGLYSGSLGYVLPDGDFTFNVVIRSLQYRADTGYLSLQVGSAITYDSVPAQEYAECLLKAQGVLEALGTVIRE